In Polyangiaceae bacterium, the genomic window CCCCGCCAGCCACTTCTCGCTGGCTCCCGTCGCGGCCACGGTGAGACCGAACAGCCCGCAGACCACGGTGCCCTGCACGCCGCGAAACCGAGCCTCGCGGCCGCACACGTCGTCGGCGGCGATGCGCCCTTGGCGATTGGCGGGACCTGCCAGCGGGATCAGGCGCGGCCGCTGGGTGACGAAGCAGGTGTCCTCCACCGCGTCGCCCGCCGCCCAGATCCCGGGCACGTTGGTGCGCATATGCGCGTCCACGGCGATGCCGCCGAGCGCTCCGAGCGCGACACCCGCGCGCGACGCCAGGTCCGTCTCCGGTCGCACGCCCAGGCCCAGGATCACCAGATCGGCCGAGAGCTCCTGGCCGCTGGAGGTCACCACGCACAGGCCGTCTGCCCGTTGTTCGATGCGCTCGAGCGCCTGGCCGAGGAGCAGCCCCACTCCGCTCTCGCGCAGGTGGTCCTCCACCGGCCGCGCCATCTCGGGATCCAGCGGCGGCAAGACCTGCTCGTCGCGCTCGACGACCTCGACCTCGAGCCCGCGTTTCGCCAAGTTCTCCGCCACCTCGAGCCCGACGAAGCCAGCGCCGACCACCACCGCACGGCGGGCCCGATGCTCGTCGATCCACTCGCGCAGGCGCCGCGTGTCCGGCACGGTGCGCAGCGTGAACACGCCGGGCAGGTCGATGCCGGTGATGTTCGGCCGGAGCGGCCTGGCGCCCGGCGCCAGCACGAGCGCGTCGTAGCGCTCGACGTACTCCTCCCCGGTCCGCGTGTGACGCACGGTGAGCGTGCGCTCCGCCGCGTCGATGGCCACGACCTCGTTGAACACACGCACGTCGATGTCGAAGCGCTGCTTGAAACGCTCCGGCGTCACCAAGAGCAGCGCGCTCTCGTCGCGGATGACGTCGCCGACGTGGTAGGGCAGCCCGCAGTTCGCGAAGGACACGTGTGGCCCCTTCTCGAACACGACGATCTCTGCGGACTCGTCCAGGCGTCGCGCGCGCGCGGCGCACGACGCGCCCGCTGCCACTCCCCCCACGATCAGGATGCGTCTCTGGGACATGGCGGGCGCAGGCGTAGCCCGGCCGGGGGCGCTTGTCATGTCGGAGGTGACGGCGGTCAGGGCGGCCATGCCCGATCTCGCCGTGAGGCGGGCGTGTCCCTAGGCTCTCGGCTTTCGCTCCAGCTCGATGCCCAGTCGCTCCATGCGCCGGTAGAGCGCCTGCCGGCTGAGCCCGAGCTCGGCCGCTGCCTTGGAGACCACGCCCCTGGCGGCCACGAGCGCCGTTTCGATGACCTGACGCTCCGCCTCGGAGAGCGGATCGCGCTCGGCGCTCGGGGGCGCCGGGGTTTCGCTGCTCCTGCCACCGCCGAGGTCCAGATCCACGGCGCGGAGCAGGTCGGAGCTACGCACCAGGAGCGCGCGCTTCACGCGATTCTCCAGCTCCCGGACGTTGCCGGGAAAATCGTGGGCCTCCAGCGCCGCGAGAGCGTCTTCGCTCAGCACCGGCAGCGGGCGTCCGTCCTTGGCATCGTGGTGCAGCCGCACGAAGTGCTCCGCGAGCAGGCGGATGTCCTCGCTGCGCTCGCACAGCGGCGGCACTCTCACCTCGATTACGTTCAGGCGAAAGTACAGATCCTCGCGGAAGCTGCCGGCTGCGATGGCGCGGACCATGTCGGTGTTGGTGGCGCTGATCACGCGCACGTCCACCTTGCGAGTGGTGCTGCTGCCCAGACGCTGGAGCTCGCCGTTCTGGAGCACCCGGAGCAGCTTGGCTTGCCCGGCCAGCGAGAGCGTGCCGATCTCGTCCAGGAACAGCGTGCCGCCGTGCGCCGCCTCGAACACGCCCGTGCGCGCCTTCTGGGCACCGGTGTAGGCGCCCGCTTCCGCGCCGAACAGCTCGGCCTCGAGCAGCGTGTCAGGCAGCGCGCCGACGTTGACCTTCAGGAGCGGCTGCCCGCGGCGGGACGAGTTGGCGTGGACGATCTCGGCGAGCTTCTCCTTGCCGGAGCCGTTGGGTCCGGTGATCAGCACCGGCACGTCGGCGCGCGCGACCTGAGTCGCGAGCGAGACGGCCGTCTGCATGCCCGCGCTCTGGTACACGAGCCCGCACAGGTCGTAGCGCTGCGAGAGCGCGGTACGCTGTCGATCGGCCTGGTGCCTGAGCCTGGTGTTCTCCTGCCGCGCGGCGCGCAGCCGAAGCAGGTTCTGAACGGTCACGACCAGCTTGGTGTCGTCCCAAGGCTTGGCGACGTAGTCGGCAGCGCCCTCCTTGACCAGCTTCACGGCGGTCTCCAGCGAGGTCCACGCCGTCATCAGCACGACGGGCAGATCCGCGTCGAGAGCGTGGATCTCCCGGAACAGCGCGATGCCCTCGTCGCCGCTGGTGGTGTTCAGCGAGAAGTTCATGTCCTGAACGACCACTCCCACGTCCGCCTCGCGCACCGCACGGAGCGCGTCCGCGGCTGACGCCACGGCGATCACGCCGAGCCCGTGGAGCTCGAACAGGAGCGAGAGCGCGATGCGAACTGGCTCCTGGTCGTCGACGACGAGGACCTTCATCCGCGTCCTTTCTAGCATGGCTCGCTTTCTTTCTCGTCGAGGCCGAAGCGCATACTCGACGCACCTACACGCGGCGTGCCAAGCGAGAGTCCGCGGGATCGCCGCGCGGCGCCCCGGACAGGTGTCCGCGAGCCGGACGAGCGTCCGCGAGAGTGGCGCGGACACGCGGTGTTTTTGGCTGAATCAGCGCTGGCCCAACCCGTGCAATTACGCGCGGCATGACGAGAGAACGTCCCATCGCCCTGGCCCTCTTGCTCAGCGCCGTGGCCTGCGCCCGGGCCGAGGCGGCCCCCTCCGCCGGGGAGAGCCCAGAGGCCGTGGCCGTCACCACCACCCTGGTGACCGAGCAGAGCTTCGCCAAGACCACGCTCCTGTCTGGCTCGCTGCTCGCGAACCAGCGCGCCGAGATCGCCGCCGATACCGCGGGCAAGGTGCTGAAGACCTACGTCGAGCGCGGCGACGTCGTGGCCAAGGGTGCGCTGCTCGCCAGGCTCGACTCGCGCGAGAACGCGATGCACGCGGCGGAGGCCAGCGCCGCCGCCGAGGCCGCCCTCACCCAAGAGCAGCACCAGAAGCTCGAGTGTCAGCGCTCCGAGAAGCTCCTGGCGCAGAAGGTGATCAGCCGGGCCGAATACGATCGGCAGAAAGCCAGTTGCGACTCGAGCGCGGCGGCCACGCGGGCCGCCAAGGCGCGGGCCGCGCGCGCCGGAAAGGAGGTGGGCGACTCCAGCATCCGGGCGCCGTTCGCCGGCATCGTCGTGGAGCGCTCGGTCGCGGCCGGCGAGCTCGTGGTCCCCGGCAGGCGCATCGCCGTGCTGGTGCAGCGCGATCCGCTGCGGGTGGAGCTGGCGGTGCCGGAGGCCGCGGTGACCAAGATCGGAAAGGGACAGGCCGTCTGGTTCAGCGTCGCGCCGCTTCCGGCCGAGCGCTTTCGAGCCGAGGTGCGCTACGTGGGCCCCGTCCTCGATCAGAAGAGCCGAAACCTGATCGTCGAGGCCCTCGTCGAGAGCGATGACGCGCGGCTCTTGCCCGGCATGTTCGCCACGGCGCGCTTGCCGGTGGGCGAGCAGCGCTGGGCGAGCATCCCGGCCACGGCGGTGACCGGCAGGAGCGAAAGCCCCCGGGTGTTCGTGGTGCAGAACGGGAAGCTCCAGGAACGCTTGGTGCAACTCGGGGAGCGCGACGGGGATCGGGTGGCAGTGCTGAAGGGCCTCGCGCGGGGCGAGCGCATCGTGGCGGCGCCGGTCCCGGGCCTGGCGGACGGCACGCGGGTCGAGTGAGGAGGAGGACGCGATGCAGTGGCTCTCGAACGTCAGCGTGCGGCGCCCGGTGTTCGCCACCGTGCTGGTATTGGTGATCGCGGTGCTGGGCACCGCCGGTTACTTCCAGCTCGGCGTGGACCGCTTCCCCAAGGTGGATTTCCCGACGGTGGTGGTGGTGACGCGCCTGCCCGGCGCGGCGCCCGCGGAGATCGAGACCGAGGTCAGCGACAAGCTCGAAGAGGCCGTGAACACCATCAGCGGCATCGACGAGCTGCGCTCGATCTCGAGCGAAGGGGTCTCGCAGGTCATCGTGACCTTCGTGCTGGAGAAGGACGTGGACGTCGCCGCGCAGGAGGTCCGCGAGCGCGTTAACACCGCGCTCGGGAACCTGCCCAGCGGCACCGAGGCCCCGGTGGTGATGAAGTTCGACGCCGACGCGACCCCCGTGCTCTACGTCGCAGTCAACGCGCCGGCGCCGCTCGGCGAGATCACCGAGGTCGCTGACAAGACCGTGCGCCGCCGCATCGAGAGCGTACGGGGCGTGGGCCAGGTGAACGTGCTCGGCGGCACCAAGCGACAGGTCAACGTGGTGCTGGACGCCGAACGGCTGCGCGCCCACGGCCTCACCGCAATCGACGTGCAACGCGCCATCTCCGGCGGCAACCTGACCGTGCCCG contains:
- a CDS encoding FAD-dependent oxidoreductase, which produces MSQRRILIVGGVAAGASCAARARRLDESAEIVVFEKGPHVSFANCGLPYHVGDVIRDESALLLVTPERFKQRFDIDVRVFNEVVAIDAAERTLTVRHTRTGEEYVERYDALVLAPGARPLRPNITGIDLPGVFTLRTVPDTRRLREWIDEHRARRAVVVGAGFVGLEVAENLAKRGLEVEVVERDEQVLPPLDPEMARPVEDHLRESGVGLLLGQALERIEQRADGLCVVTSSGQELSADLVILGLGVRPETDLASRAGVALGALGGIAVDAHMRTNVPGIWAAGDAVEDTCFVTQRPRLIPLAGPANRQGRIAADDVCGREARFRGVQGTVVCGLFGLTVAATGASEKWLAGREDTEVVWLHPNNHVAYYPGAEPIHLKLVFSRKEGRVLGAQAVGKRDVEKRIDVIAMALQLGASVFDLEEAELCYAPQFGAAKDPVNLAGMIAANVLRGDVAMARWSDVGRADVTLLDVREPDEVARGAVPGSVNIPLSELRGRLGEIPTERELWVYCQSGKRSYDAARALLQRGYVVRNLPGGYESYRHQV
- a CDS encoding sigma-54-dependent Fis family transcriptional regulator — translated: MKVLVVDDQEPVRIALSLLFELHGLGVIAVASAADALRAVREADVGVVVQDMNFSLNTTSGDEGIALFREIHALDADLPVVLMTAWTSLETAVKLVKEGAADYVAKPWDDTKLVVTVQNLLRLRAARQENTRLRHQADRQRTALSQRYDLCGLVYQSAGMQTAVSLATQVARADVPVLITGPNGSGKEKLAEIVHANSSRRGQPLLKVNVGALPDTLLEAELFGAEAGAYTGAQKARTGVFEAAHGGTLFLDEIGTLSLAGQAKLLRVLQNGELQRLGSSTTRKVDVRVISATNTDMVRAIAAGSFREDLYFRLNVIEVRVPPLCERSEDIRLLAEHFVRLHHDAKDGRPLPVLSEDALAALEAHDFPGNVRELENRVKRALLVRSSDLLRAVDLDLGGGRSSETPAPPSAERDPLSEAERQVIETALVAARGVVSKAAAELGLSRQALYRRMERLGIELERKPRA
- a CDS encoding efflux RND transporter periplasmic adaptor subunit, with product MTRERPIALALLLSAVACARAEAAPSAGESPEAVAVTTTLVTEQSFAKTTLLSGSLLANQRAEIAADTAGKVLKTYVERGDVVAKGALLARLDSRENAMHAAEASAAAEAALTQEQHQKLECQRSEKLLAQKVISRAEYDRQKASCDSSAAATRAAKARAARAGKEVGDSSIRAPFAGIVVERSVAAGELVVPGRRIAVLVQRDPLRVELAVPEAAVTKIGKGQAVWFSVAPLPAERFRAEVRYVGPVLDQKSRNLIVEALVESDDARLLPGMFATARLPVGEQRWASIPATAVTGRSESPRVFVVQNGKLQERLVQLGERDGDRVAVLKGLARGERIVAAPVPGLADGTRVE